In one Oscillospiraceae bacterium genomic region, the following are encoded:
- a CDS encoding hemolysin encodes MQPPPPLWPQILLQVILIFVNAFFAATEIAVISLNEAVLRREAEDGDKKSARLLKIVEAPTRFLSTIQIAITLAGFLGAAFAADNFASRISGWVDTRYVLSAAQLSAVQTLSVVVITLVLSFFTLVLGELVPKRLAMQKPEKVSRASAGVVSVLAEVLRPLIWLLTVSTNGVLRLLRIDPNAEADEVSEEEIRMMVDIGEEKGAIETGEKEMIENIFEFNNLTAEDVMIHRTDVVMLWAEDTDEEIVRTIEETGLSRYPVYEEDADDVVGILNSRDYFLNARRPDPRPMRELLREAYFVPESVRADILFRDMQSRKVHIAIVVDEYGGTSGLITMEDLLEEIVGNIYDEFDPQDEQEIVALGDNLWRIAGSADLEDVAEALDVDLPEDEDAETLGGLVYAQLSVIPEDGSHPEVDAYGLHIRVEELSDRRVEWASVSKLPQGGGDGKDA; translated from the coding sequence TTGCAACCGCCCCCGCCGTTATGGCCCCAGATCCTTTTACAGGTCATACTTATCTTCGTCAACGCCTTTTTCGCCGCAACTGAAATCGCCGTCATCTCCCTCAACGAGGCCGTTCTGCGCCGGGAGGCGGAGGACGGGGATAAAAAATCGGCCCGGCTGCTGAAGATCGTGGAGGCCCCCACCCGCTTCCTCTCCACCATCCAGATCGCCATCACCCTGGCGGGCTTCCTGGGCGCGGCCTTTGCCGCGGACAACTTCGCCAGCCGGATTTCCGGGTGGGTGGACACCCGCTACGTCCTGAGCGCCGCCCAGCTCTCCGCCGTGCAGACCCTGTCCGTGGTGGTCATCACCCTGGTGCTCTCCTTCTTCACCCTGGTGCTGGGCGAGCTGGTGCCCAAGCGCCTGGCCATGCAGAAGCCCGAGAAGGTCTCCCGCGCCTCCGCGGGGGTGGTCAGCGTCCTGGCCGAGGTACTGCGCCCGCTGATCTGGCTGCTCACCGTGTCCACCAACGGCGTGCTGCGCCTGCTACGCATCGACCCCAACGCCGAGGCAGACGAGGTCTCCGAGGAGGAGATCCGCATGATGGTGGACATCGGCGAGGAGAAGGGCGCCATCGAGACCGGCGAGAAGGAAATGATTGAAAATATCTTTGAGTTCAACAACCTCACCGCCGAGGACGTGATGATCCACCGCACCGACGTGGTGATGCTCTGGGCCGAGGACACCGACGAGGAGATCGTGCGCACCATCGAGGAGACGGGCCTGTCCCGCTACCCGGTCTACGAGGAGGACGCCGACGACGTGGTGGGCATCCTCAACAGCCGGGACTATTTCCTCAACGCCCGCCGCCCGGACCCCCGCCCCATGCGGGAGCTGCTGCGGGAGGCCTATTTCGTCCCCGAGTCGGTCCGGGCCGACATCCTCTTCCGCGACATGCAGAGCCGCAAGGTCCACATCGCCATCGTGGTGGACGAGTACGGCGGCACCTCCGGCCTTATCACCATGGAGGACCTGCTGGAGGAGATCGTGGGCAATATCTACGACGAGTTCGACCCCCAGGACGAGCAGGAGATCGTGGCGCTGGGCGACAACCTGTGGCGCATCGCCGGCTCCGCCGACCTGGAGGACGTGGCCGAGGCCCTGGACGTGGACCTGCCGGAGGACGAGGACGCCGAGACCCTGGGGGGCTTGGTGTACGCCCAGCTCTCGGTCATCCCCGAGGACGGCAGCCACCCCGAGGTGGACGCCTACGGCCTGCACATCCGGGTGGAGGAGCTCTCTGACCGCCGAGTGGAGTGGGCCTCCGTGTCCAAGCTGCCCCAGGGCGGCGGGGACGGCAAGGACGCATAA
- a CDS encoding NUDIX hydrolase — translation MYLDEIRAYVPRDEGEAADKRMILEYIRLFPDNILTRDNEIAHLTSSGFVVNADATRVLMAHHNIFKVWAWTGGHADGDGDLRAVALREAREETGVEHLRLLSQAAASVDILPVWGHVKRGKYVPSHQHLNVSYLLVADEADALAVREGENTRVGWLPADKLLAYTNEWQMDFVYTKLLARARELIG, via the coding sequence GCGCCTACGTCCCCCGGGACGAGGGGGAGGCGGCCGACAAGCGCATGATTCTGGAGTATATCCGGCTGTTTCCGGACAATATCCTCACCCGGGACAACGAGATCGCCCACCTCACCAGCTCCGGCTTTGTGGTCAACGCTGACGCCACCCGCGTACTCATGGCCCACCACAACATCTTTAAGGTGTGGGCCTGGACCGGCGGCCACGCCGACGGGGACGGGGACCTGCGCGCCGTGGCCCTGCGGGAGGCCCGGGAGGAGACCGGCGTGGAGCATCTCCGGCTCCTGTCCCAGGCCGCCGCCTCGGTGGACATCCTCCCCGTCTGGGGCCACGTGAAGCGGGGGAAGTACGTGCCCAGCCACCAGCACCTCAACGTGTCCTACCTCCTGGTGGCCGACGAGGCAGACGCGCTGGCCGTCCGGGAGGGGGAGAACACCCGGGTGGGCTGGCTCCCGGCGGACAAGCTGCTGGCGTACACCAACGAGTGGCAGATGGACTTTGTGTACACCAAGCTGCTGGCGCGGGCCAGGGAGCTCATTGGCTGA